In Nicotiana tabacum cultivar K326 chromosome 2, ASM71507v2, whole genome shotgun sequence, the following proteins share a genomic window:
- the LOC107775815 gene encoding ribokinase: MTQRRERDSEEEEEEEERDITGNMRSLTTPLQSKHWHPTAQNNLKKSESNNLYSYPLQFNVNNSNNPLSRKVKPISCFASENTNQPILKESKPPLVVVGSANADIYVEIDRLPKEGETISAKTGQTLAGGKGANQAVCGGKLSYPTFFIGQVGEDAHGKLITEALENGGVYLDHLTTVSNAPTGHAVVMLQSDGQNSIIIVGGANMSCWPENLADEDLEIVRNAGIVLLQREIPDFVNIQVAKAARKAHVPVILDAGGVDSPIPLELLRFVEILSPNETELARITKMPTESFNQISKAVEKCYEMGVNEVLVKLGSNGSALFTKGEEPLQQPIIKAAKVVDTTGAGDTFTSAFAVALVEGKSKKECLRFAAAAASLCVQVKGAIPSMPEKKAVFNLLQSV, translated from the exons ATGACTCAAAGACGAGAGAGAGacagtgaagaagaagaagaagaagaagaaagggacATTACAGGGAATATGAGGAGTTTAACAACACCTTTACAATCAAAGCATTGGCATCCAACAGCCCAAAACAACCTCAAAAAATCAGAAAGCAACAATCTTTACAGCTACCCTCTTCAATTTAATGtcaacaacagcaacaacccgTTATCAAGAAAAGTAAAACCCATATCTTGTTTTGCTTCAGAAAACACAAATCAACCAATCTTGAAAGAATCAAAGCCACCACTAGTAGTAGTTGGATCAGCCAATGCAGACATATATGTGGAGATAGATAGGTTACCAAAAGAAGGGGAAACAATTTCAGCCAAAACTGGTCAAACATTGGCTGGTGGAAAAGGTGCAAATCAAGCTGTTTGTGGTGGGAAGCTTTCATACCCAACTTTCTTTATTGGTCAAGTTGGTGAAGATGCACATGGGAAGTTGATTACTGAAGCGTTAGAGAATGGTGGGGTGTATTTGGATCACCTCACTACTGTTTCTAATGCTCCTACAGGACATGCTGTTGTGATGCTTCAGTCTGATGGGCAGAATTCTATTATTATTGTTGGTGGTGCCAACATGTCTTGTTGGCCTGAAAATTTAGCTGATGAGGATTTGGAGATTGTGAGGAATGCAGGGATTGTATTGCTCCAAAGGGAAATTCCTGATTTTGTTAACATCCAAGTCGCAAAG GCTGCCAGGAAAGCACATGTTCCAGTTATTCTAGATGCTGGTGGCGTGGATTCTCCCATCCCTCTAGAACTTCTTCGTTTTGTTGAAATTTTGAGCCCAAATGAAACAGAGCTGGCTCGCATAACAAAAATGCCGACAGAAAGTTTCAACCAAATCAGCAAGGCGGTGGAGAAGTGCTATGAAATG GGAGTTAATGAAGTCCTTGTTAAGCTTGGGTCCAACGGATCTGCTCTTTTCACAAAAGGAGAGGAACCCTTGCAGCAACCCATTATAAAAGCTGCAAAAGTCGTTGATACAACTGGAGCTGGTGACACGTTTACATCTGCTTTTGCAGTAGCCCTGGTTGAGGGGAAATCCAAAAAGGAATGTTTGAGATTTGCTG CCGCTGCAGCTTCTCTCTGTGTTCAAGTGAAGGGAGCTATTCCAAGCATGCCCGAGAAGAAAGCAGTTTTCAATCTTCTCCAGTCAGTTTGA
- the LOC107775816 gene encoding peptide methionine sulfoxide reductase B1, chloroplastic yields MGLRSRGTSPPQMLEIASIFLFKNQFSYLFMASRTIPCPLSSAVNFSSKSHITSKPLSCVTFGALNKSRPRISVSIRAMGSSASSPKPDSLSGASKVDYSSVSDEEWRKQLTKEQFNITRQKGTERAFTGEYWNTKTPGTYHCICCDTPLFESSTKFDSGTGWPSYYQPVGNNVKSKMDLSIIFMPRQEVLCAACDAHLGHVFDDGPPPTGKRYCINSAALKLKPK; encoded by the exons ATGGGCTTGCGGAGCAGGGGAACATCACCCCCACAAATGCTAGAAATTGCGAGCATATTCCTATTCAAGAATCAGTTTTCGTATTTGTTCATGGCTTCTCGGACCATACCATGCCCATTGAGCTCAGCGGTgaatttttcatcaaaatcccaTATTACTAGCAAGCCATTGTCTTGCGTAACTTTTGGAGCGCTAAACAAATCCAGACCCAGAATTTCGGTCTCAATTCGTGCGATGGGCTCTTCAGCTTCTTCTCCAAAAccagactctctct CAGGGGCCAGCAAAGTAGATTATAGCTCTGTAAGTGATGAGGAGTGGAGGAAGCAGCTAACAAAGGAACAATTTAACATCACACGGCAAAAGGGTACAGAACGGGCATTCACTGG GGAGTACTGGAACACCAAAACCCCTGGAACATATCATTGCATCTGCTGTGACACTCCTTTGTTTGA ATCTTCTACCAAATTTGATAGTGGGACTGGGTGGCCATCTTATTACCAACCCGTAGGCAACAATGTGAAGTCAAAGATGGACTTGTCTATCATTTTCATGCCTCGTCAAGAAGTTCTATGTGCAGCTTGCGATGCTCATCTTGGACACGTGTTTGATGATGGTCCTCCGCCTACTGGAAAGCGTTACTGCATCAATAG TGCTGCCCTGAAATTGAAGCCAAAGTAA